One Mycolicibacterium fallax genomic window, GAGCGCGGACTGCCGATGCGCCGCACCGAGGTCGACCTCGACGACCTGGCCGCTGCCGAGGTGCAGCGCCTCCGCGGGCAAACCGGCCTCACGGTCTCGGGCCGGCGGGACCCGGTTCGGGTGGTCGGCGACGAGCAGGGCCCGGCGCGGGTGCTGCGGAATCTGGTGGACAACGCGGCCCGCTATGCCCGCGGCGACGACGCGCACGCCTATCTGGAGGTGCACGACGACGGCCCCGGGATACCCGCCGAGGATCGCGGGCGGGTGTTCGAGCGCTTCGTGCGACTGGACGCCGACCGGTCCCGGCTCGGCGGCGGCAGCGGGCTGGGACTGGCCATCGTCGGGGAAATCGTCGCCGCGCACGAGGGAAGCGTCGCCATCGGCGACCGCATCGGAGGCGGCGCCGTCGTCACTGTTCAGTTGCCGGTGACGACGTCCCCGGAATCCAGCCGATAGCCCACGCCCCGGACGTCGCGATCACGTCCGCCCCGATCTTGCGGCGCAGATAGCCGACGTAGACCTCGACGACGTTGTCCGGGCCGCTGTAGTGGGCGTCCCAAACATTCTGCAAGATATCGGTTTTGGTGACCGCGGTGTCCTTGTTGCGGAGGAAGTAGGTGAGCAGGCCGAATTCCCGCGGGGTCAGGGAGACCGGAGAACCGACACGCTCGACCACCCGGCGGGCCGGGTCAAGGCGAATGTCGCCGGCGGTCAGCGCCACCGGCCGCTCCGGCGCACCCCGGCGGATCAGCGCACGCAACCGGACCACCAGAATCCGGAAGGAGAACGGCTTGCTGAGGTAGTCGTCCGCGCCGTAGCCGTAGCCGTAGCCGTAGCCGTAGCCGTAGCCGTAGTCGTAGTCGTAGTCGTAGTCGAAGGCGTCGGTCTGGTCGTAGTCGCCGTCCTAGGCGGCCAGCATCAGCACCGGCGTCCAGACCTGGGCGGCTCGCAATTGGCGCAGCACCTCGTACCCATTGAGGCCGGGCAGCATGATGTCGAGCACGACGACGTCGAACGTTTCATTGCAGGCGAGCCACAGCCCGTCGGTTCCGTTCCCGGTGGTGACAACGACGAACCCTTCGGCGCGCAACCCCACCGCGACGGTCTCGGCCAGCATTTCTTCGTCTTCGACCAGCAGGACTTTCACCGGCGACCGGGTCTGCTGCACGATCAGGTGACAGTTTGGGTCACGCGGCCTGACTGGCCGGTGTGATCATGATTGCTTCGAATTCGATGGGGGTCAACCGGCCCAGGCCGACCTGCCGGCGGCGCCGGTGATAGGTCCGCTCGATCCAGGTGACGATGGCGATGCGCAACTGCTCGCGGGTATCCCAGCGGCGGCGGTCCAGGACGGTACTTCTGCAGCAGGGAGAAGAAGCTCTCCATGGCGGCGTTGTCGCCGGCCGCCCCGACCCGTCCCATGGAGCCGACCATGTCGTGGTACCCCAGGGCACGGACGAATTTCCGGCTTCGAAATTGACTGCCGCGGTCGCTGTGGACCACGCAGCCGGCGACCTCGCCGCGGCGGGCCACCGCATTGGCCAACGCCGTGGTGGCCAGTCGTGACTTCATCCTCGAGTCGATGCTGTAGCCGACGATCCGGTTGGAGAACACGTCCTTGATCGCACACAGATAGAGCTTGCCTTCACCCGTGTGGTGTTCGGTCATATCGGTAGGGTCTGCCCCCGGTCTGGTTGACACTCGGGGTGTGCAGGGTTCAGGCCGCGTCTGCGGCCGTGTAGATCATCTCAAACTCGACCGGGGTGAGTTAGCCGAGGGCGCGCTGACGGCGGCGCCGGTTGTACTTGGTCTCGATCCAGGTGACGATCGCCAGGGGCAGTTCCTCGCGGGTATCCCAGCGGCGGGTGTCGAGAACGTTCTTTTGCAGCAGGGCGAAGAACGACTCCATGGCGGCGTTGTCACCGGCAGCCCCGACACGCCCCATCGACCCGACCAGGCCGTTGTTCTTCACAAGGCGCATAACCCGTTTGGATCGAAATTGACTGCCCCGATCCGAATGACAGACCGTGCCGACCGGACAGCGCAGAGCGATCGCGTTACGCAGGGCCGAGGCCACCAGGGTGGAGCGCATGTGGCCGGCGATCGAGTAGCCACCAATCCGGTTGGAGAAGCAGTCCTTGACCGCACACAGGTACAGCTTGCCCTCACCGGTGCGATGCTCGGTGATGTCGGTGAGCCACAGCTGATTCGGGGCGGTGGCCGTGAACTCGTGGCGCACCCGGCCCTTGTCGTCAACGGCGGCCAGTAGGTCGTCGTGTACCGGTGGGCCGGGCTTGCCGGCCTTGCCCTTCTTCTTGTGGTGCGACGCGCTGATTCCGGCGACCTGGCACAACCGTGCGACCCGGATCTCCCCAGCGGCGATCCCGGCATCGGCGAGTTCATCGGTCAGGAATCGGTATCCGAGGGTGGGCTCGTCGACGTGCAGGCCATACAGGGCGTTGATCGCGTGCGCGTCGTCCCAGTCCCGCTGACACACGGGGTCTTTGAGCCACTTGTAGTACCCCTGGGTCGATAGGCCCAGGACCCGGCACGCCACCGCGGCCATCTCACGGACGAGCGGGAACACTATTTTCCCGGCAGATTCGCCTGCGACAGGTAAGCGGCCGCGCGACGCAGCACTTCGTTCTCCTGCTCAAGCAGCCGGTTGCGTTTCTTGAGTTCGCGCAGCTCGGCCTTCTCGGCACCGGTGGCACCGGCGCGCAGGCCGCCTTCGACGTCGGCGCTTTTGAGCCAGTTGTGCAAACTGGGGGGAGAAATTGTCAAGACCTGTGGATCGGGGTGTTTCAGGCGACCTCCGTTCCGGTGTGCTGATCGCCGCCTGAGGGCGGTTGTGGCGGGGTGATGTCGGTGGGTCGTTCGAGCAGTTTGCCTTTGTGGAAGACCGCGCCGGCACGGACCAGGGCGACCAGGTGCGGTGCGTTGACGGCCCGCCAACGCCCCTGGGCAGCGTCGATCAGCTTGTAGGCCATGGCAATCCCGGCCGCACGCGATCCCGGCCCTTTGGTGACTTTGGTCCGAAGTCGTACGGTGGCGAAGGTGGATTCGATCGGATTCGTGGTGCGCAGGTGGATCCAGTGCTCGGCGGGGTACTTGTAGAACTCCAGCAGAACATCGAGGTCGTCGACGATCTTGGCGACCGCCTTGGGGTACTTGGCCCCGAAGTCGACCTCGAATGCCTTGACCGCGACCTGGGCCTTGTCGATATCCTCGGCGTTATAGATGTCCTTGAGCGCCGCCAACGCCGACGGGTGCGCCGATTTCGGCAGTGCGGCAAGCACATTGGCTTGCTTGTGGAACCAGCAACGCTGCTCGCGCGTGGCGGGGAACACCTCACGGACCGCCTTCCAGAACCCCAGGGCGCCGTCGCCGACAGCCAGCACCGGGGCGGTCATCCCGCGCCGGCGGCAGTCGCGCAGCAGATCGGCCCACGACTCGGTCGACTCCCGATACCCGTCGGTGAGCGCGACAAGCTCCTTGCGGCCGTCAGCACGCACGCCGATCATCACCAGCAGGCACAGCTTGGTCTGCTCCAAACGGACCTTGAGGTGAATCCCGTCGACCCACAGGTAGACGTAGTCGGTGCCCGACAGATCCCGGCGCCCGAACGCGGCAGCTTCGTCCTGCCACTGCGCGGTCAACCGGGTGATCGTCGACGCCGACAACCCCGCACCCGAGCCGAGGAACTGCTCCAACGCCGGACCGAAATCGCCACTGGACAAGCCGTGCAGGTACAGCAGCGGCAGCACCTCGCTCATCTGCGGGGACTTGCGTGCCCAGGCGGGCAGGATCGCCGAGGAGAACCGCTGCCGCGCACCGGTATCGGGGTCCACGCGCCGGTCATTGACCCGCGGGGCTTTGACCTCCACCGCGCCGGCCGCGGTCAACACCTCACGCGGCTGGTGGTAGCCGTTGCGGACCACCAGCCGGTGGCCGTCCTCGTCGAGCTGGTCGGCGAACTGGGCCACGTAGGCGGCGACCTCGGCTTGGAGTGCCGCAGCCAGCATCTGCCGGGCGCCGTCACGGACGATCTCATCGAGCAACGACCGACGATCACCGCCGGTACTTTCGTTGGCCTCCCGGGCATCGTGAACTACGGTGAGCATGGGCGTACCTTCCCGAACCAGCGCGCCAACGCCGGCTCTTGATCAGACCTTGGGTATTCAGATCATCCTCGGGAAGGTGCGCCCACATTTCACGCCCCCTCACCGAGGCTCATCCACAGGTTCTGATCATTGCTCAAACTGGGGTTGCCCCCGTTCGGTAGACACCGGTTAAGCGGCTTCGTCCGCTTGATTAATCATCCGTGTCTCGAATTCCACTGGGCTGAGATAGCCGAGTGAACTATGGGACCGTCGCCAATTGTACACGTTCTCAATCCAATTCGCGACCGCGGTAATGGCTTCGGTGTGCGTGGTGAAGTGCCACCGGTGATAGAACTCTGTTTTCAGCGTCGACCAGAAACTCTCCTGCTGGGCATTGTCCCAACACACACCGGTTCGCCCCACCGACTGGCGCACATTCAATTCCTCGGCCACGTTGAACATCTGCGTGGAGGTGTACTGACAGCCGCGATCTGCATGGAACACCAGCCCTTTCAGCGGCCCGGTCACGGGGTCCCGGAACAGGTGCGCCCGGCGCAGCGCGGCCTCCACCACATCGGTGTGCAGGGTATCGGCGAACGCATACCCCAGCACCCGCCGCGAGCAACCGTCACGAACCGCGCACAGGTACAGCCAGCCCTCGTCAGTGCTCAGGTAAGTGATGTCAGACGTCCACACCTTGTTCAGTGCGCCTTGGTCGAATCGCCGGCCCACCAGGTCCGGCAACGTGTGCGCGCGGTCATCGACGATCGTGGTCGGCGGATGCCAGGTGCGCGGGCTGATGCCCTCGATCCCGTTGTCCGCCATTATCTTCGCCACCGTCTTGCGGGACACGACCTCTCCCTGCCGGCGCAGCGCCGCATGGATCCGCGGAGCGCCGTCGACCCCGTCGGATTCCTCGTGAGCGGCTTTGATCACCTCGGTCAGCTCGGCGCGCCGCCGCGCACGCGGGCCGAGCTCCTGCTCGCGAGACTTGACCCACTTGTAGTAGCCGGAGCGAGAGACCCCCAGCAGCCGGGCGCACCGGCTGACGGTGAACGTGGCCTTCTCCGCGTCGATCAGTGCGAACGCCTCGGCGGGTTCGGACCGGTCTCCTTCGCGAAGAAGGCAGCGGCTTTTTTAGGAATTCCCGATCCATCCGCAGTTCGGTGACTTCCACCCGTAGCCGTTCCAATTCCGCCCGCTCATCAATATCCAGAGCTTCCGGCGCGGAATCACGCTGCGAACGCTGAATTCCGACCCACCGGCCCAGCAACTGCTCACCGACCCCGAGTTCACGCGCCACCTCGGCAATCGACCGCCCGGTGTCAATCACCAGATTCGCGGCCTCACGCCGATATGCCGGCGTATACGACGCCCTCTTCTTCGCACCCACAACAACATCCTTTCCCGGCCGGCAGCACACTGCCAAACCAATCGGGATGTCTACCGAACGGGGGCAACCTCAAACCGGGACTCGACGCGCTCAGGATCAACCTCTACCGTGACCATCAGTGCCTCCGCGCACTACGCACGGCGTCACCGAGAACTCCGCCAAGAAATTCAGCGGTGACGCCGTGCACCCATCAGTTCCTCGACACACTGACGGTGCCGACCACCAAGATGAGGAATTGTCAATACCTGTGGATCGGCGTGTTTCAGGCGACCTCCGTTCCGGCTTGCTGATCGCCGTCTGAGGGCGGTGTCGGTGGGGTGATTTCGGTGGGGCGTTCGAGCAGTTTGCCCTTGTGGAAGACCGCGCCGGCGCGGACCAGGGCGACCAGGTGTGGTGCGTTGACGGCACGCCAGCGGGCCGCGGCGGCGTCGATGAGCTTGTAGGCCATGGCCAGACCAGCCGCACGTGATCCCGGCCCCTTGGTGACCTTGGTTCTCAAACGTACTGTGGCAAAGGCGCTTTCGATCGGATTTGTCGTGCGTAGGTGGATCCAGTGCTCGGCGGGATAGTGGTAGAACTCCAGTAGGGTGTCCAGATCGTCGGTGATCTTGGCGACCGCCTTGGGGTACTTGGCCCCGAAGTCGACCGTGAAGGCCTTGACCGCGACCTGGGCCTTGTCGATATCCTCGGCGTTGTAGATCTCCTTGAGCGCCGACAACGCCGACGCGTGCGCTGATTTTGGCAGGGCGGCAAGCACATTGGCTTGCTTATGAAACCAGCACCGCTGTTCTTTGGTGGCCGGGAACACCTCGCGTACCGCTTTCCAGAAGCCGAGTGCGCCATCGCCGACGGCGAGCACGGGTGCGGTCATGCCGCGTCGTTTACAGTCGCGCAGCAGATCAGCCCACGACTCGGTCGATTCCCGGTAGCCGTCGGTGATCGCCACGAGCTCTTTGCGGCCGTCCGCGCGCACGCCGAGCATCACCAGCAGACACAGCTTTTCCTGGTCCAGGCGGACCTTGAGGTGGATGCCGTCGACCCACAGGTAGACGTAGTCGGTGCCGACAGGTCCCGGGCGGCAAACGCGCGGGCCTCGTCCTGCCACTGGCTGGTCAGCCGGGTGATCGTGGTGGCCGAGAGCCCGGCACCCGAGCCCAGGAACTGCTCCAGAGCGGGGGTGAAGTCGCTGGTGGACAGCCCGTGCAGGTACAGCAGCGGCAGCACTTCGCTCATCTGCGGTGACTTGCGTGCCCAGGCCGGCAGGATCGCCGAGGAGAACCGTTTCCGGTCACCGGTGTCGGGGTCGACGCGTTTGTCGTTGACTCGCGGTGCTTTCACCTCAACTGCCCCGGCTGCCGTCAGCACCTCGCGGGCCTGGTGATAGCCGTTGCGGACCACCAGCCGATGCCCCTTCTCATCGAGCTGATCGGCGAACTGGGCCACGTAGGCGGCGACCTCAGCCTTCAACGCGGCGGCCAGCATCTGACGGGCGCCGTCGCGGACGATCTCGTCCAACAACGACCGACCAGCACCGCCAGTGCTTTCGTTGGCCTCGATGGCATCGTGAACTACGGTGAGCATGGGCGTACCTTCCCGAACCAGCGCGCCAACGCCGGCTCATGATCGGACCTTCGGATATTCAGATCATCCTCGGGAAGGTGCGCCCACTTTCACGCCCCCTCACCGAGGCTCATCCACAGGTTCTGATCATTGCTCCACCAAGATCAACCCCACCCCGACACCAACCACCACATCGGCAAGATCAATGACGCCACAACACCCCATGGCCGTCATCCCCAGTGACGGTCAACACCCAGTCGTAAATCGCGCCAATCACGTCGTAGAGCAGCCGCGAGTTTGTCGACGTGGTCCGCCCCGACGCCACCGGGGCACCTTTGGGAACACCGGCCGGCAACCGCAACGTGCCGGTCCGCCAATCGGCAACATCATCGACGCGGGCAGCGCGAACCGACACCTCGAAATCCAGGACATCTTGATCACCGGTGGCAATCCGGCGAGCACGTTCAAGCAGAACGCCCAGCTCGGCGGCGGTATGGGCAGAACCGACATGCTCGACCAACTCGTCACGGCGGCCGGACTTGCGCATCACCTGCACTGCCACCGCACCCGAGGCGGTGCGGACCTTGCGCACAAACACCCACCGGACCCTACCCCGTTAGTAAGCCAAAACCAGGCCACCCCTGAGCGAATACGCAGGTCAACGGGCTAGCCGCCCCATCACTCTGGCAAGCGACAGAGGTGTCCTAACTCAGGTCAAACCTGGGTACTAAGCAAAATGTCCAAACTCAGGCCTAAGTCAGGAGAATCTGCTGGGGTGTCCAAACTCAGGCCGAAATGCAGCGGAGGTGTCCTAACTCAGGCCGGGGTCCAGTTTGGCCGACTGTCACCACCACTCCGACCCGATGTTGCGCTTGCGCCAGAGCGGAACGAAATCATCGTCCGACCATGAGTTTGGGGTGGCAGCTACCAGTTGCTTTCCCGACGCCGCCGCAGCTCTGCGATGTCTTCCGCGATCAGACGATCGATCCGCTTACCTAGGATCTCCACCGTCCCGGGTACTGCGTGAGAGAAATCCGGCGCGTAGATGTAGTCGCCGTCCCCAGCGACATGCACCCAACCCACTGCGTCCTGGGCTGGGTCCAAGCCCCAACTACGAGCAGGATCGCAGCGCGACTGGGCTACCGCCATTGAGATCACATCGGCCCTTGCCACGGTCGTGCGTGCCGGTCGTTTTGAGACCACGGGTACGGTCTTGAACCCGCCGTCGTCGATCTCGGAAGTTCGGGTGGTCCCGCGCGGCCCGAGATCGACGAAAAATGGTGGGGCGACAATAAGGCTGTGAGTTCCTGGTGCCGTCAGGCCGACTGACGTCGCGACGGCGGACCCCAATTGGAGCGGGGGAACACTGTAGAGGTTGACGGTATTCTCATCGACACGCTGCGACGCAAGAAACCCAATTTGGTCTGCGCGGCATGCCGCGACACGAACAGTCCCGGACCTCGGGGGCAAGTAGTGGACCTGGCATTCAAGCCAGATATCGGCGTTGATGTATGCGGTGATCCAATTCTGAACGAATTTGAGATCACCACAGTGTAGCTGGTCCCAATAGGCGTCGCGTTCGCGTCCCTCATTCTGTCCCGGCGGCGTCCGGCCGAACAACGGATATGGAAGATTCTCGAGCCCCCTTAATTCGTAGATCACAGCCAAGTCGTCCAAGCTGACGCAGCCCAATAGGTCCAGTATTTCTGGTGCAGATGACACCGTTCTAGCCCTTGGACGGGGCGAGTGCCGCTGGCAGCCCCGGGCACATTTGGGCGAGACTGCCAGTTGCCTGATCGAGCAAGATCACGTTCTCCTGTGTGTGCGACTGTACTTCGCTAATTGGGGTGTCGGGATGTTTCGAAAGGTAGCGCTGAAGTTGGGCTGACTTCTCAGCAACACTTGCCCAAGAGAGCAATGCCTGCTTGATCTCCGGTTTGGAGACGGTGTCAGCTGTCGCGCGCAGCTTCGTGCCCATCGCCGTCTGGCTGCCGACCGAGTCTGAATCGTTCTCTGAACCCGCTGTGTCGAGGGCGCGGTCGTTGGCGGCCTCGACTAAGGCGACCATGGCGGACCACTGGACGCCGAGATTCTCCACAGTGGTGCAGTCATTCGCCGGGCGGTTCGAGTCGATATAGATCGACCAAATCGCCAATGACACCACCGCTGCGACTGCGGTGAGAGTGGCAGCCAACAGCCATGGGCGTCTGGCGTTGGATCTGGGCATCTCTTTCATGGTGAGGGAATTGATGGTAGAGGTGATCCGGTGGTCATCTGCGGTATTGTGGGGCCCTCGACAGCGGGCATGCCGGGGCCGACCATATGACTCTGGCCACCCATATCCGGGATATACAAGTTCAAGCCGGGATTTCTAGACATGATGGCAAAAATGCCGGAATTATCAATTTTTTGCCAGTCGTTTAGGCCCCAGAATGGCTGCGGTAATCCTGCAAGCTTACCGGTTGCTGCGACTTGTTTGACATGTTCGACTTCAATGTCGTGGTCTATCCATTGCGCCATATAGTATTTTCCGCCGTCTTGTATCCATTGAACGTGTCCAGGATTTGGCGTGAAGGTTTCTCCGGTAATGCGGAACTTATAGGACTCTTTACCGATGAGGGCCGGCTCGCCCCCCCGGACGCTTCCTGGCTGCGGTGATCCGATAGTTCGCATCCCAGTGCTCGCGCCGACGATCGGCTTGTCTAGCTGTCTGTGTTCGGCGGACGGAATTTGTGGTCCGTTGGGCGCTGTGGGGAAGTCGGGGAGTGTGTCGTAGGACCGTGAGCGATCGATTCTCCAGTGGCCGGTCAGCCTGCCGGAATCTTCGGGCGGTTGTAGGTCATTCTCGTCGGTGACGGGGTTCGGAATATCTTGGGGGAACGGGCCGCCAGCTGGACTCAGTGGTACGCGGTTGTCGACAAGCTGAACGCCACCCTGGCTAGGGTGACCGGTCAGCGGTTGCGCCCCGGCGCGTATCTCGCTGGCCGCGAACTGCTCGGCAGCGCTCCATTTTTGGGTGGCTTGCCGAATGGCCATTTCCTTTGTGGTGGCAACTGACTGATACTCGAGGTCGGTTGCAGTGACCCTCAGGTTGTCGCTGACGGCGAGCTTATTCGATGATCGAGTGTCGTCAATCAACTCAAGTACTGCCGATCGGGCTCTGATAACGTTGTCCATGGCTGTGGTTGCCCGGCGCTGCAAAACGCCGGTGGTATCAGCATCATCGGCGATAGTAGCGTTATGGCGGACCGCTGTCGTGACGATGGTTCCCGCGGTGTTGCCAGACCATTCGGGTGCCCGGACGGCACCAACGTAGGCGTCGCCATGTTCGGCAAGTCGTTGCACTGACTGAGGCCAGGCATTGATCAGGTTGAGTACTCGCTGTGGATCAGCCGCTCGAATATCGCTTTCGGTCCACTCGATCTGTGCATCAGA contains:
- a CDS encoding IS3 family transposase (programmed frameshift) — translated: MGAKKRASYTPAYRREAANLVIDTGRSIAEVARELGVGEQLLGRWVGIQRSQRDSAPEALDIDERAELERLRVEVTELRMDREFLKKSRCLLREGDRSEPAEAFALIDAEKATFTVSRCARLLGVSRSGYYKWVKSREQELGPRARRRAELTEVIKAAHEESDGVDGAPRIHAALRRQGEVVSRKTVAKIMADNGIEGISPRTWHPPTTIVDDRAHTLPDLVGRRFDQGALNKVWTSDITYLSTDEGWLYLCAVRDGCSRRVLGYAFADTLHTDVVEAALRRAHLFRDPVTGPLKGLVFHADRGCQYTSTQMFNVAEELNVRQSVGRTGVCWDNAQQESFWSTLKTEFYHRWHFTTHTEAITAVANWIENVYNWRRSHSSLGYLSPVEFETRMINQADEAA
- a CDS encoding ESX secretion-associated protein EspG is translated as MAVIYELRGLENLPYPLFGRTPPGQNEGRERDAYWDQLHCGDLKFVQNWITAYINADIWLECQVHYLPPRSGTVRVAACRADQIGFLASQRVDENTVNLYSVPPLQLGSAVATSVGLTAPGTHSLIVAPPFFVDLGPRGTTRTSEIDDGGFKTVPVVSKRPARTTVARADVISMAVAQSRCDPARSWGLDPAQDAVGWVHVAGDGDYIYAPDFSHAVPGTVEILGKRIDRLIAEDIAELRRRRESNW
- a CDS encoding IS256 family transposase; translated protein: MLTVVHDAREANESTGGDRRSLLDEIVRDGARQMLAAALQAEVAAYVAQFADQLDEDGHRLVVRNGYHQPREVLTAAGAVEVKAPRVNDRRVDPDTGARQRFSSAILPAWARKSPQMSEVLPLLYLHGLSSGDFGPALEQFLGSGAGLSASTITRLTAQWQDEAAAFGRRDLSGTDYVYLWVDGIHLKVRLEQTKLCLLVMIGVRADGRKELVALTDGYRESTESWADLLRDCRRRGMTAPVLAVGDGALGFWKAVREVFPATREQRCWFHKQANVLAALPKSAHPSALAALKDIYNAEDIDKAQVAVKAFEVDFGAKYPKAVAKIVDDLDVLLEFYKYPAEHWIHLRTTNPIESTFATVRLRTKVTKGPGSRAAGIAMAYKLIDAAQGRWRAVNAPHLVALVRAGAVFHKGKLLERPTDITPPQPPSGGDQHTGTEVA